The Coffea arabica cultivar ET-39 chromosome 1e, Coffea Arabica ET-39 HiFi, whole genome shotgun sequence genome has a window encoding:
- the LOC113743317 gene encoding tropinone reductase homolog At5g06060-like isoform X1, with protein MYTTSLLVRQPCQAASPPLKTHPLHLRRPKLTLHCSTPSGTKTSVANCLCLGLTASSATLPPSSRASRWSLGGMTALVTGGTRGIGHAIVEELAGLGATVHTCACNDAELCSCLKKWKDGEESFQVTGSVCDVSSRADRQRLGDTVSSLFNAKLNILVNNVGTNIRKPIVDITAVEFSALVTTNFESVFHWCQLAYPLLKASGSGSVVFTSSVSGFVSLKSMSVQGATKGAINQLTRSLACEWANDNIRSNAVALWYIKTSMVEQVIIFCFVSWVLSNREYLEEVYDRTPLHRLGDPAEVSSLVAFLCLPASSNITGQIICVDGGMSVNGFCPRPY; from the exons ATGTACACTACTAGTCTACTAGTCCGACAACCGTGCCAAGCAGCGTCTCCACCGCTAAAAACCCATCCTCTCCACCTTCGACGTCCAAAACTAACGTTACATTGTTCAACTCCTTCAGGTACAAAGACCTCAGTCGCCAATTGCTTATGTCTTGGACTCACAGCATCCAGCGCTACTCTGCCTCCATCAAGCAGGGCCTCCAGATGGTCCCTTGGGGGCATGACTGCTCTAGTCACCGGTGGCACCAGGGGCATCGG GCATGCTATTGTGGAGGAATTGGCTGGGCTTGGAGCCACCGTGCATACGTGTGCCTGCAACGACGCTGAGCTCTGCAGctgtttgaagaaatggaaagaTGGTGAGGAGTCTTTTCAGGTCACTGGGTCAGTTTGCGATGTGTCATCTAGAGCCGATCGTCAGAGGTTAGGGGATACTGTTTCGTCCTTGTTCAATGCGAAGCTCAACATTCTT GTAAATAATGTTGGCACCAATATCCGAAAACCTATTGTTGATATCACGGCAGTAGAATTCTCTGCTCTGGTCACAACGAATTTTGAATCTGTTTTCCACTGGTGCCAACTGGCATATCCCCTTCTGAAAGCATCAGGATCAGGAAGTGTTGTGTTTACATCTTCTGTCTCTGGTTTTGTGTCCTTGAAGTCCATGTCTGTTCAAGGAGCCACCAAAG GAGCAATTAATCAACTGACAAGAAGTTTAGCATGTGAGTGGGCAAATGACAACATCAGGAGCAATGCAGTCGCACTGTGGTACATCAAGACCTCAATGGTGGAGCAAGTAATTATCTTTTGCTTTGTCTCTTGG GTGTTGAGTAACAGAGAATATCTTGAAGAAGTATATGATCGAACTCCACTCCACCGTCTTGGAGATCCGGCTGAGGTCTCAtctcttgttgcattcctctgtCTACCAGCATCATCGAATATTACTGGCCAGATAATATGCGTCGATGGAGGGATGTCCGTGAATGGCTTCTGCCCTCGTCCGTACTAG
- the LOC113743317 gene encoding tropinone reductase homolog At5g06060-like isoform X2 encodes MYTTSLLVRQPCQAASPPLKTHPLHLRRPKLTLHCSTPSGTKTSVANCLCLGLTASSATLPPSSRASRWSLGGMTALVTGGTRGIGHAIVEELAGLGATVHTCACNDAELCSCLKKWKDGEESFQVTGSVCDVSSRADRQRLGDTVSSLFNAKLNILVNNVGTNIRKPIVDITAVEFSALVTTNFESVFHWCQLAYPLLKASGSGSVVFTSSVSGFVSLKSMSVQGATKGAINQLTRSLACEWANDNIRSNAVALWYIKTSMVEQVLSNREYLEEVYDRTPLHRLGDPAEVSSLVAFLCLPASSNITGQIICVDGGMSVNGFCPRPY; translated from the exons ATGTACACTACTAGTCTACTAGTCCGACAACCGTGCCAAGCAGCGTCTCCACCGCTAAAAACCCATCCTCTCCACCTTCGACGTCCAAAACTAACGTTACATTGTTCAACTCCTTCAGGTACAAAGACCTCAGTCGCCAATTGCTTATGTCTTGGACTCACAGCATCCAGCGCTACTCTGCCTCCATCAAGCAGGGCCTCCAGATGGTCCCTTGGGGGCATGACTGCTCTAGTCACCGGTGGCACCAGGGGCATCGG GCATGCTATTGTGGAGGAATTGGCTGGGCTTGGAGCCACCGTGCATACGTGTGCCTGCAACGACGCTGAGCTCTGCAGctgtttgaagaaatggaaagaTGGTGAGGAGTCTTTTCAGGTCACTGGGTCAGTTTGCGATGTGTCATCTAGAGCCGATCGTCAGAGGTTAGGGGATACTGTTTCGTCCTTGTTCAATGCGAAGCTCAACATTCTT GTAAATAATGTTGGCACCAATATCCGAAAACCTATTGTTGATATCACGGCAGTAGAATTCTCTGCTCTGGTCACAACGAATTTTGAATCTGTTTTCCACTGGTGCCAACTGGCATATCCCCTTCTGAAAGCATCAGGATCAGGAAGTGTTGTGTTTACATCTTCTGTCTCTGGTTTTGTGTCCTTGAAGTCCATGTCTGTTCAAGGAGCCACCAAAG GAGCAATTAATCAACTGACAAGAAGTTTAGCATGTGAGTGGGCAAATGACAACATCAGGAGCAATGCAGTCGCACTGTGGTACATCAAGACCTCAATGGTGGAGCAA GTGTTGAGTAACAGAGAATATCTTGAAGAAGTATATGATCGAACTCCACTCCACCGTCTTGGAGATCCGGCTGAGGTCTCAtctcttgttgcattcctctgtCTACCAGCATCATCGAATATTACTGGCCAGATAATATGCGTCGATGGAGGGATGTCCGTGAATGGCTTCTGCCCTCGTCCGTACTAG